A genomic stretch from Enterobacter oligotrophicus includes:
- the nadK gene encoding NAD(+) kinase — MNNHFRCIGIVGHPRHPTALTTHEMLYRWLCGKGYEVMVEQQIAQELQLKGVKTGTLAEIGQQADLAVVVGGDGNMLGAARTLARYDIKVIGINRGNLGFLTDLDPDNAQQQLADVLEGHYISEKRFLLEAQVCQQDCQKRISTAINEVVLHPGKVAHMIEFEVYIDEIFAFSQRSDGLIISTPTGSTAYSLSAGGPILTPSLDAITLVPMFPHTLSARPLVINGSSTIRLRFSHRRNDLEISCDSQIALPIQEGEDVLIRRCDYHLNLIHPKDYSYFNTLSSKLGWSKKLF; from the coding sequence ATGAATAATCATTTCAGGTGCATTGGGATCGTCGGGCATCCGCGTCACCCTACTGCATTGACGACACATGAAATGTTGTATCGCTGGCTGTGTGGTAAAGGCTATGAAGTGATGGTCGAGCAGCAAATCGCCCAGGAGCTGCAGCTTAAGGGCGTCAAAACCGGCACGCTGGCGGAAATTGGCCAACAGGCAGATCTCGCCGTGGTGGTTGGCGGCGACGGCAACATGCTGGGCGCAGCCAGAACCCTTGCTCGCTATGATATCAAGGTTATCGGTATTAACCGTGGCAATCTCGGTTTTCTGACGGACCTCGACCCGGACAATGCTCAACAACAACTGGCCGATGTGCTGGAAGGCCACTATATCAGTGAAAAACGCTTTTTACTGGAAGCGCAGGTGTGCCAGCAGGACTGCCAGAAGCGCATCAGCACCGCCATTAACGAGGTGGTTCTCCACCCCGGAAAGGTAGCGCACATGATTGAGTTCGAAGTGTATATCGACGAAATCTTTGCTTTCTCACAGCGCTCAGACGGGCTGATTATCTCCACGCCGACGGGCTCAACCGCCTACTCCCTTTCTGCGGGTGGCCCGATTCTGACCCCCTCGCTGGACGCCATTACGCTGGTACCGATGTTCCCGCATACGCTCTCTGCCCGCCCGCTGGTAATTAACGGCAGCAGCACCATTCGCCTGCGCTTCTCGCACCGCCGTAATGACCTGGAGATCAGCTGCGACAGCCAGATCGCGCTGCCTATCCAGGAGGGCGAAGATGTCCTGATTCGTCGGTGTGATTATCACCTGAATCTGATTCATCCGAAAGATTACAGCTATTTCAATACGTTAAGCTCAAAACTTGGCTGGTCAAAAAAATTGTTCTGA
- the recN gene encoding DNA repair protein RecN — protein sequence MLAQLTISNFAIVRELEIDFHSGMTAITGETGAGKSIAIDALGLCLGGRAEGDMVRTGANRADLCARFSLKDTPAALRWLEANQLEDGRECLLRRVISSDGRSRGFINGTAVPLSQLRELGQLLIQIHGQHAHQQLVKPEQQKALLDGYAGEYALTQLMAEHYRQWHQSCRELAQHQQQSQERAARAELLEYQLKELNEFNPQSGEFEQIDEEYKRLANSGHLLSTSQNALNMLADGEDVNLQSQLYNVRQLVTELTGMDSKLSGVLDMLEEAAIQLSEAGDELRHYCERLDLDPNRLFELEQRISRQISLARKHHVTPEELPNYYQSLLEEQQQLDDQADSLETLSLAVNLHHQQALATAKQLHNIRQHYAQELSQHITDSMHTLAMPHGVFTIDVRFEENHLTAEGADRIEFRVTTNPGQPLQAISKVASGGELSRIALAIQVITARKMETPALIFDEVDVGISGPTAAVVGKLLRQLGESTQVMCVTHLPQVAGCGHHHFIVSKETDGEMTETHMKPLDKRARLQELARLLGGSEVTRNTLANAKELLAA from the coding sequence ATGCTGGCACAACTGACCATCAGCAACTTTGCCATTGTTCGTGAGCTTGAGATCGATTTCCACAGCGGCATGACGGCGATCACCGGGGAAACCGGTGCAGGTAAATCCATTGCCATTGATGCCCTCGGCTTGTGCCTCGGCGGCCGTGCAGAGGGTGACATGGTGCGCACGGGAGCAAACCGTGCAGACCTCTGTGCCCGCTTCTCCCTGAAAGATACCCCTGCGGCTCTCCGCTGGCTGGAAGCGAACCAGCTGGAAGATGGACGTGAGTGTTTACTTCGCCGAGTGATCAGCAGCGATGGCCGTTCACGTGGTTTTATCAATGGCACTGCGGTCCCGCTTTCCCAGCTTCGTGAGCTCGGCCAGTTACTCATTCAGATCCATGGACAGCACGCACATCAGCAACTCGTTAAACCGGAACAGCAGAAAGCACTGCTTGATGGCTACGCAGGTGAGTACGCGCTTACTCAACTGATGGCAGAGCACTACCGTCAGTGGCATCAAAGCTGCCGTGAGCTCGCCCAGCACCAGCAGCAAAGCCAGGAGCGTGCCGCCCGCGCAGAACTGCTGGAATACCAGCTTAAAGAACTGAACGAATTTAATCCTCAGTCGGGTGAGTTTGAGCAAATTGACGAAGAGTACAAGCGCCTGGCGAACAGCGGCCACTTGCTCTCAACCAGCCAGAACGCCCTGAATATGCTGGCAGATGGTGAAGACGTAAACCTGCAGAGCCAACTGTACAATGTGCGTCAACTTGTTACCGAACTGACTGGCATGGACAGTAAACTCTCTGGCGTGCTGGATATGCTGGAAGAGGCTGCAATTCAACTCTCAGAAGCTGGTGATGAACTTCGTCACTACTGTGAACGTCTGGATCTCGATCCGAACCGTCTGTTTGAACTGGAGCAACGCATTTCCCGTCAGATCTCACTGGCGCGCAAGCACCACGTCACGCCGGAAGAACTGCCAAACTACTATCAGTCTCTGCTGGAAGAACAGCAGCAGCTCGACGATCAGGCTGACTCGCTGGAAACCTTATCCCTGGCGGTAAACCTGCATCACCAGCAGGCGCTGGCAACGGCAAAACAGCTGCATAATATCCGTCAGCATTACGCGCAAGAGTTAAGCCAGCACATCACCGACAGCATGCACACACTGGCGATGCCACACGGCGTGTTCACGATTGATGTCCGCTTTGAAGAGAACCATCTCACGGCAGAAGGGGCCGATCGCATCGAATTCCGCGTCACCACGAACCCAGGCCAGCCTTTACAGGCCATCTCTAAAGTCGCCTCCGGCGGCGAGCTGTCGCGTATTGCACTGGCGATTCAGGTCATTACCGCACGTAAAATGGAAACCCCGGCGCTGATTTTCGATGAAGTGGACGTGGGGATCAGTGGCCCGACGGCGGCGGTCGTGGGCAAACTGTTACGCCAGTTGGGTGAATCAACGCAGGTAATGTGCGTTACCCACCTGCCGCAGGTCGCGGGCTGTGGTCATCATCACTTTATCGTCAGCAAAGAAACAGACGGAGAAATGACCGAAACGCACATGAAACCGCTGGATAAACGCGCACGTCTGCAGGAACTGGCGCGCCTGCTCGGTGGCAGTGAAGTCACCCGCAATACGCTCGCGAACGCAAAAGAACTGCTGGCGGCATAA
- the bamE gene encoding outer membrane protein assembly factor BamE, which yields MRCKMLTAAAAVLLMLTAGCSTLEKVVYRPDINQGNYLTPNDVSKIRVGMTQQQVAYALGTPMMSDPFGTNTWFYVFRQQPGHEGVTQQTLTLTFSSAGVLTNIDNKPALTR from the coding sequence ATGCGTTGTAAAATGCTGACCGCTGCCGCAGCGGTTCTTCTGATGTTGACCGCAGGCTGTTCCACTCTGGAGAAAGTGGTTTACCGTCCTGACATCAACCAGGGGAACTACCTTACCCCTAACGATGTGTCCAAAATCCGTGTGGGGATGACACAACAGCAGGTCGCTTATGCACTGGGAACCCCGATGATGTCCGATCCATTCGGGACAAACACCTGGTTCTATGTTTTCCGTCAGCAACCTGGCCACGAAGGTGTGACCCAGCAGACCCTGACGCTGACCTTCAGCAGCGCCGGTGTGTTGACCAACATCGACAATAAACCTGCCCTGACCAGGTAA
- a CDS encoding RnfH family protein, with product MSHKISVEVVYALPEKQYLQGVTLEEGATVEAAIRASGILELRSDIDLAKNKVGIYSRPVKLSDVLKEGDRVEIYRPLIADPKELRRQRAEKSGK from the coding sequence GTGTCGCATAAGATATCTGTAGAAGTGGTGTATGCGCTGCCGGAAAAGCAGTATCTGCAGGGCGTGACGCTGGAAGAGGGGGCAACCGTTGAAGCGGCTATACGTGCTTCTGGTATCCTTGAGCTTCGTAGCGACATTGACCTGGCGAAGAATAAAGTCGGCATTTATAGCCGTCCGGTGAAACTGTCTGACGTGCTGAAAGAAGGCGACAGGGTTGAGATTTATCGCCCGCTTATTGCTGACCCTAAAGAGTTGCGTCGTCAGCGAGCGGAGAAATCGGGTAAGTAG
- a CDS encoding type II toxin-antitoxin system RatA family toxin — protein sequence MPQISRTALVPYSAEQMYQLVNDVQSYPQFLPGCTGSRVLESGPTQMTAAVDVSKAGISKTFTTRNTLTDNQSILMHLVDGPFKKLMGGWKFTPLSADACRIEFHLDFEFTNKLIELAFGRIFKELASNMVQAFTTRAKEVYSVA from the coding sequence ATGCCTCAGATTAGCCGTACTGCGCTTGTCCCCTACAGCGCGGAACAAATGTATCAGTTAGTGAACGATGTCCAGTCTTATCCGCAGTTTCTTCCGGGATGTACCGGCAGCAGGGTACTGGAATCAGGCCCGACGCAGATGACGGCGGCGGTCGATGTCTCCAAAGCGGGGATCAGCAAGACGTTCACCACCCGCAATACGCTGACTGATAATCAGAGTATTTTGATGCATCTGGTGGATGGTCCATTTAAAAAATTGATGGGAGGGTGGAAATTTACGCCGCTGAGCGCTGACGCCTGTCGCATCGAATTCCATCTGGACTTTGAATTTACCAATAAGCTGATTGAGCTTGCGTTTGGCCGCATCTTTAAAGAACTGGCGTCGAACATGGTTCAGGCGTTCACCACTCGCGCCAAAGAGGTTTACAGTGTCGCATAA
- the smpB gene encoding SsrA-binding protein SmpB, with amino-acid sequence MTKKKAHKPGSATIALNKRARHEYFIEEEFEAGLALQGWEVKSLRAGKANIGDSYVILKDGEAFLFGANFTPLTVASSHYVCDPTRTRKLLLNKRELESLYGRINREGFTVVALSLYWKNAWCKVKVGVAKGKKQHDKRTDLKEREWQLDKARIMKNAGR; translated from the coding sequence ATGACGAAGAAAAAAGCACATAAACCAGGCTCGGCGACCATTGCGCTCAACAAGCGTGCTCGCCACGAGTATTTTATCGAAGAAGAATTCGAAGCAGGTCTTGCACTGCAGGGCTGGGAAGTTAAATCGCTGCGCGCCGGGAAAGCGAACATCGGCGATAGCTATGTGATCCTGAAAGACGGCGAAGCCTTCCTGTTCGGTGCCAACTTTACACCGCTGACTGTCGCCTCTTCACATTATGTGTGTGACCCAACGCGCACCCGTAAGCTGCTGCTGAACAAGCGTGAACTGGAATCCCTCTACGGACGTATTAACCGTGAAGGTTTCACCGTGGTCGCGCTGTCACTGTACTGGAAAAATGCCTGGTGCAAAGTGAAAGTCGGCGTTGCCAAAGGTAAGAAACAGCACGACAAACGTACTGACCTGAAAGAACGCGAGTGGCAGCTCGATAAAGCACGTATTATGAAAAACGCAGGGCGTTGA
- a CDS encoding helix-turn-helix domain-containing protein: MEHQVIDFTDYRGDKLKLARMAVGLSCEELAEKIGKTKQFVSKLEKGFRPSEQLLELIASALMIKPDFLFTERKYALESDVCHFRSKKSRTQTLTNSVLARAEILNILISAVEGEIEFPDVNIPEHPGTELLTPNDIERVAEDCRRAWNLGLGPISSMVKLVESLGVIVAHVTGVDDRVDAFTVHNNRPVIIRNNVKKSICRFRSDIGHELGHLVMHEGITTGDKMTESQADRFSSALLVPRLSFIKEFPRIRGKQFDWNALVDFKLRWKISLKMCIYRASTLGLLTQEQARTGYMHLNSKGYTKVEPGDEFLRPEEPSMLAEAIEMLDDVAWMKILMKTGLSQELIRELFSVNRPISNPRNLFQLI; the protein is encoded by the coding sequence ATGGAACATCAGGTGATTGACTTCACTGATTATCGTGGGGATAAGCTCAAATTAGCTAGGATGGCTGTTGGGCTTTCTTGCGAAGAGTTAGCCGAAAAAATTGGCAAGACAAAACAATTCGTTAGTAAATTAGAAAAAGGGTTTAGGCCATCAGAGCAATTGTTAGAGTTAATAGCTTCGGCTCTTATGATTAAACCTGATTTCCTATTTACTGAAAGAAAATATGCCCTGGAAAGCGATGTTTGCCATTTCAGGAGTAAAAAGTCCAGAACTCAAACTCTTACTAATAGTGTTCTGGCCAGAGCGGAGATTCTTAATATTTTAATCTCCGCGGTTGAAGGCGAAATTGAATTCCCTGATGTCAATATACCGGAACATCCTGGCACTGAATTACTTACTCCAAATGATATCGAACGTGTGGCAGAAGACTGTCGGCGTGCCTGGAATTTGGGGCTGGGTCCAATCTCGTCGATGGTTAAGTTGGTGGAGAGTTTAGGGGTAATAGTTGCTCATGTAACGGGGGTAGATGATCGCGTTGATGCTTTTACTGTCCACAATAACAGGCCTGTCATCATCAGGAATAATGTCAAAAAAAGCATATGTAGATTTCGCTCAGATATAGGCCATGAATTGGGGCACTTGGTCATGCATGAAGGCATAACTACTGGCGATAAAATGACGGAATCACAAGCTGATCGCTTTTCGAGCGCATTGCTTGTTCCACGATTATCTTTCATAAAGGAATTTCCACGCATAAGAGGCAAACAATTCGATTGGAACGCTTTGGTTGATTTTAAACTTAGGTGGAAAATAAGCCTTAAAATGTGCATTTATCGAGCCAGTACATTGGGGCTATTAACCCAGGAACAGGCTAGAACTGGTTATATGCATCTGAACTCCAAAGGGTATACCAAAGTGGAACCTGGTGATGAATTCTTACGCCCTGAAGAACCAAGTATGCTAGCCGAAGCGATCGAAATGTTGGACGATGTTGCATGGATGAAGATTCTTATGAAAACCGGTTTAAGCCAAGAGTTAATTAGGGAATTGTTCTCAGTCAACCGACCGATTTCCAATCCCAGAAACTTGTTCCAACTTATTTGA
- a CDS encoding AlpA family transcriptional regulator, with product MKTCADSNDAFPESGNVRMRQVVQFLAMSESSVYRLIKNTDFPRPVHLSSRLVVFDAAEIRQWQQRRTAIR from the coding sequence ATGAAAACCTGTGCTGACAGTAACGATGCTTTTCCCGAAAGCGGCAATGTGCGTATGCGGCAGGTGGTCCAGTTTCTGGCGATGAGTGAATCGTCGGTTTACCGCCTGATTAAAAACACCGACTTTCCCCGCCCCGTCCATCTCTCTTCCCGACTGGTGGTCTTTGATGCTGCTGAAATCCGCCAGTGGCAACAGCGCCGCACCGCCATCCGTTAA
- a CDS encoding DUF927 domain-containing protein encodes MKRAPFLNKQSPDRTLEVVILAGSLAWETSRVWRKDPDREDDIPPVVLGPDELADLDNLTIIRPDTLYARVLRTGDIREEDLLKIAVKLAHAGVQMARLMTPDGELVENWTGQLERLRQERPSDILPDHFRLDEEALWFDKHTERRDGESDVQPQRICSPLRVTAITCDSHDGSYGRLLEWHTTTGQLRRWAMPMAMLSGNGEELRRILLENGLTYISTRPALRSLLCEYISRSLPGRRVTCVEKTGWHNGVYVLPDEVIGPGGDNVILQGSHYLTGGFAQAGTLAEWQEQVAALCAGNSRLVFAVCCALATPLLRLTGTCGGGFHLRGESTDGKTTVMKVAASVCGGTDYWHSWRATGNALEGIASRHNDALLPLDELREVDPREAGMIAYMLANGQGKGRARTDGEVRSRRHWTLLLFSTGELSLAEHTERAGERLYAGMDVRMVQIPSDTGQHGAFEQLHGFASGQQFADTLCDRVARFHGTAFRAWLAFLTHDQDASTTLARELLRRYQTALMPDNAGNQVQRIVARFALLAAAGEIATLHGITGWQEGTAYEAVQICLHAWLNERGHIANQEDEGVLAQIKRFITAHQYSRFASWDGPDRPLNMAGFRRVEKDPLTGEEHTLFFILPEGWREICWGFSPARAARLCQEAECLQLGSDGKYQSQVRLPEIGKTRVYRLTSRILSI; translated from the coding sequence ATGAAACGCGCCCCTTTTCTCAACAAGCAGTCTCCCGACCGCACGCTCGAAGTGGTGATCCTCGCCGGAAGCCTGGCATGGGAGACCTCACGCGTCTGGCGAAAAGATCCCGACCGGGAAGATGATATTCCCCCGGTGGTACTCGGCCCGGATGAACTGGCCGATCTGGACAACCTGACCATTATCAGGCCCGACACGCTCTATGCCCGTGTACTTCGTACCGGCGATATACGCGAAGAAGACCTGCTGAAAATCGCCGTAAAACTGGCACACGCGGGTGTGCAGATGGCGCGGCTGATGACCCCCGACGGTGAGTTAGTGGAGAACTGGACCGGGCAGCTTGAACGCCTGCGGCAGGAAAGGCCTTCCGACATCCTGCCGGATCACTTCCGCCTCGATGAAGAGGCACTGTGGTTTGACAAGCACACCGAACGCCGGGACGGTGAAAGCGATGTCCAGCCCCAGCGCATCTGTTCCCCTCTGCGCGTCACCGCCATCACCTGCGACAGCCATGACGGCAGCTATGGCCGACTGCTGGAATGGCACACCACCACCGGGCAGTTGCGGCGCTGGGCCATGCCGATGGCGATGCTCAGCGGCAACGGCGAGGAGCTGCGGCGCATCCTGCTGGAGAACGGTCTGACCTATATCTCCACCCGCCCCGCCCTGCGCAGCCTGCTGTGTGAATACATCTCGCGGTCACTCCCCGGACGCCGGGTCACCTGCGTGGAGAAAACCGGCTGGCACAACGGGGTATACGTGCTCCCGGATGAAGTTATCGGTCCCGGTGGCGACAATGTCATCCTTCAGGGCAGCCACTACCTGACTGGTGGCTTTGCGCAGGCAGGGACGCTGGCAGAGTGGCAGGAGCAGGTCGCCGCACTCTGTGCAGGCAACTCGCGTCTGGTCTTTGCCGTCTGCTGTGCGCTGGCCACCCCGCTGCTGCGCCTGACCGGAACGTGTGGCGGGGGTTTCCACCTGCGCGGTGAGTCCACCGATGGCAAGACCACGGTGATGAAAGTGGCCGCTTCCGTCTGCGGTGGCACGGATTACTGGCACTCCTGGCGGGCCACCGGGAATGCGCTGGAGGGAATTGCCAGTCGCCACAATGATGCCCTGCTGCCGCTCGATGAACTGCGCGAAGTGGATCCGCGTGAAGCCGGGATGATTGCCTATATGCTGGCGAACGGCCAGGGCAAGGGGCGCGCCCGCACCGACGGCGAGGTACGCAGCCGCAGGCACTGGACGCTGCTGCTGTTCTCCACCGGGGAGCTGTCGCTGGCGGAACACACCGAACGCGCCGGGGAGCGTCTCTACGCCGGGATGGACGTGCGCATGGTACAAATCCCCAGCGACACCGGGCAGCATGGCGCGTTTGAGCAGCTACACGGCTTTGCCAGCGGCCAGCAGTTCGCCGATACCCTCTGCGACAGGGTGGCCCGCTTTCACGGCACCGCCTTTCGTGCCTGGCTGGCCTTCCTCACCCACGACCAGGACGCCAGCACCACGCTGGCGAGAGAGTTACTTCGCCGCTACCAGACCGCCCTGATGCCGGACAACGCTGGAAACCAGGTGCAGCGCATCGTGGCCCGTTTTGCCCTGCTGGCGGCGGCCGGAGAGATAGCGACGCTGCACGGCATCACGGGCTGGCAGGAAGGCACGGCGTATGAGGCGGTGCAGATCTGCCTGCACGCCTGGCTGAACGAGCGCGGCCATATTGCCAACCAGGAAGATGAAGGCGTGCTGGCGCAGATCAAACGGTTTATCACCGCGCACCAGTACAGCCGCTTTGCCTCGTGGGATGGCCCGGACCGCCCGCTGAATATGGCAGGCTTTCGCCGGGTGGAAAAAGATCCGCTGACGGGCGAGGAACACACACTGTTCTTCATCCTGCCGGAGGGCTGGCGGGAAATATGCTGGGGATTCAGTCCTGCCAGAGCGGCCAGATTATGCCAGGAAGCAGAATGCCTGCAGCTCGGCAGCGACGGGAAATACCAGTCGCAGGTTCGCCTGCCGGAGATCGGCAAAACCAGGGTTTACCGGCTTACCTCCCGCATCCTCAGTATCTGA
- a CDS encoding AAA family ATPase, whose protein sequence is MELRRISVNNLFGILNYDIDLGNSETIIITGPNGYGKTMLLKIIDNILNKNIDFFFDLRFEEIKVELDTILLCIEKQKNKNVAVTVVDYVNDKKRQEVFTLNKNKELDVDYFDEIYNKLLICDNIDSDSILKSYNHEEILNYYKIKKIKLHKEKHHKSDFLDKSIPNAELTFIKAQRIENIKNEKSAIESQANFLLELIKRAAEESAQISQRLDSTFPARLFDSINENISSTSINDRLIGIQRKRELFMKFGIIKSEDTFIPRKFSNATLGKEYSTVLNLYISDALEKLSPYEELFEKINLFVNLLNEKMLAFKEIKISNEHGFYFQSDNGEKISLSNLSSGEQNQIVIYFDLIFKAKQNSVILIDEPEISLHVAWQKEFLDSIARIQKLNEFSKIIIATHSPQIVNNNWDITYDLFENNNKNMEGQ, encoded by the coding sequence ATGGAACTCAGAAGAATATCTGTAAATAATTTGTTCGGAATTTTAAACTATGATATTGATTTAGGGAACTCAGAAACAATTATTATTACCGGACCAAACGGTTACGGAAAAACCATGCTTTTAAAGATAATTGACAACATTTTAAATAAAAATATAGATTTTTTCTTTGATTTGCGATTTGAAGAAATAAAAGTTGAACTTGACACCATATTACTATGTATAGAGAAACAAAAAAATAAGAATGTTGCAGTTACGGTAGTCGATTATGTAAACGATAAAAAACGACAGGAAGTATTCACTCTAAATAAAAACAAAGAACTTGACGTTGATTATTTTGATGAAATATATAATAAACTATTAATCTGTGACAACATAGATTCTGATTCTATACTAAAATCATACAATCATGAGGAAATATTAAATTACTATAAAATTAAAAAAATAAAACTTCATAAAGAAAAGCATCATAAAAGTGATTTCTTGGATAAATCCATTCCTAATGCAGAGTTAACTTTTATCAAAGCGCAAAGGATAGAGAATATAAAAAATGAAAAATCAGCAATCGAGTCACAAGCAAATTTCCTTCTTGAGTTGATAAAAAGAGCTGCTGAGGAATCAGCACAAATAAGCCAAAGACTTGACTCCACATTTCCAGCAAGATTATTTGATAGCATTAACGAAAATATATCTTCAACTTCTATCAATGACAGATTGATAGGCATTCAGAGAAAAAGAGAACTTTTTATGAAGTTCGGGATAATAAAGTCTGAAGATACTTTTATCCCTAGAAAATTCAGCAATGCAACATTAGGAAAAGAGTACTCAACCGTTTTAAATCTGTATATTTCAGATGCTTTAGAAAAACTATCACCTTATGAAGAATTATTTGAAAAAATAAATTTATTTGTTAATTTATTGAACGAAAAAATGCTTGCATTTAAAGAAATCAAGATCAGTAACGAGCATGGATTTTATTTTCAAAGTGATAATGGAGAAAAAATATCATTAAGTAACTTATCTTCAGGTGAGCAAAACCAAATAGTCATCTATTTTGATCTTATATTCAAAGCTAAACAAAATTCAGTAATTCTTATTGATGAACCAGAAATCTCTTTACATGTTGCTTGGCAAAAAGAATTTCTTGATTCAATAGCAAGAATACAAAAACTTAATGAGTTCTCTAAAATAATTATTGCTACACACTCGCCTCAAATAGTTAATAATAATTGGGATATAACTTACGATTTATTCGAGAATAACAATAAAAACATGGAGGGACAATGA
- a CDS encoding DUF4435 domain-containing protein, whose amino-acid sequence MLLLFRSPKYSRKIFFTLEGESDIRFLNTHFADERIHYDSPCSGKPEVINAVQLLRSHGKQNVYGLCDADFDILEGNSYENIHFTDCHDLEMMLIEGGSFDKFISEFLKTSILRIHTLEDIRNNLKESIIDVTYKIGILKWLNFKNNLLLMFKGMKYDNFITFVDFSANIDIDNYIQHILDRSPRKPPHCDFNFLKKEYQLLYNKQADYKYVCNGHDFTYITMMAFHSEFSRDKNITQEKVESHLRIAYSATAFQSTNIYNELSGLIDSHNI is encoded by the coding sequence ATGCTTTTGCTTTTTAGATCACCAAAATATAGCAGGAAGATTTTTTTCACTCTAGAAGGAGAAAGTGATATTAGATTTCTTAATACTCATTTTGCAGATGAGAGAATCCATTATGATTCGCCGTGTAGTGGTAAACCAGAAGTAATAAATGCTGTGCAATTATTGCGCTCTCATGGCAAACAAAACGTATATGGTTTATGCGATGCTGACTTTGATATTTTAGAAGGTAACAGCTACGAAAACATTCATTTTACGGACTGTCACGATCTCGAAATGATGTTAATAGAAGGTGGTTCATTTGACAAATTTATTTCTGAGTTCTTAAAGACAAGTATACTTAGAATACATACTCTTGAAGATATACGAAATAATCTTAAAGAATCTATAATTGACGTAACTTACAAAATAGGAATACTAAAATGGCTTAATTTCAAAAATAATTTATTGTTAATGTTTAAGGGAATGAAATACGATAACTTCATAACCTTTGTGGACTTTAGTGCGAATATAGACATAGATAATTACATTCAGCACATCCTCGACAGAAGTCCTCGAAAACCTCCACACTGTGATTTCAATTTTTTGAAAAAAGAGTACCAATTACTTTATAACAAACAAGCAGATTATAAATATGTTTGCAATGGACATGACTTTACGTATATCACCATGATGGCCTTTCACTCAGAATTTTCCCGTGATAAGAATATAACTCAAGAAAAAGTTGAATCACATTTAAGAATAGCATACTCAGCAACTGCATTTCAAAGCACAAATATTTATAACGAACTTTCGGGCTTAATAGATAGCCATAACATTTAA
- a CDS encoding helix-turn-helix domain-containing protein, with product MPEDGCCPERDNSCMFRCRIAIVIGKRLKISRVRADLTQAELGVLAGLDEESASARISSYEKEVHAPDFKLVCKLAAALDVPEAYFYAVDDELAELILQYHRFKKNNPGSTLILSGNI from the coding sequence ATACCTGAAGATGGTTGCTGCCCAGAGAGGGATAATTCCTGCATGTTCAGGTGCAGGATTGCAATCGTGATTGGTAAAAGATTAAAGATTTCAAGAGTCAGGGCTGATCTGACGCAAGCGGAATTGGGTGTACTCGCAGGGCTGGATGAAGAATCCGCAAGCGCGCGTATCAGTTCGTATGAAAAGGAAGTCCATGCACCCGATTTCAAGCTTGTCTGTAAGCTGGCGGCAGCGCTTGATGTACCGGAAGCGTATTTTTATGCTGTTGACGATGAGCTTGCAGAATTGATCCTCCAGTATCACCGTTTTAAGAAAAATAACCCCGGGAGTACATTGATATTGTCTGGTAATATATGA
- a CDS encoding helix-turn-helix domain-containing protein yields the protein MKKSTTKDWHPADIVAALHKRGTSLAKLSREAGLASSTLSNTLTRPWPKGEWLIAIALDVHPSAIWPERYLNANNKREPRKPLHPMTTTDNSGT from the coding sequence ATGAAAAAGTCAACAACCAAAGACTGGCACCCCGCCGACATCGTCGCCGCCTTACACAAGCGCGGTACCAGTCTGGCGAAACTATCGCGGGAAGCGGGACTGGCCTCGTCAACGCTGTCGAATACCCTGACGCGCCCGTGGCCGAAAGGCGAGTGGCTGATTGCTATCGCGCTGGACGTGCATCCGTCAGCGATCTGGCCGGAGCGTTACCTCAACGCCAATAACAAACGTGAACCCCGTAAACCGCTTCACCCCATGACAACAACCGATAACTCCGGGACATAA